The following proteins come from a genomic window of Halomicroarcula saliterrae:
- a CDS encoding NAD-dependent epimerase/dehydratase family protein: MTETVVVTGGLGRSGRWLCDRLAEQYRVVCVDLDHPGWEVPERERIDFRAVDVTDGGEVRDLVSECDPAGVVHWAALPSPERHAGSRVFETNIEATYTVLDAAGRAGADVVWASSESAYGMAFAEETPPPAYLPMDEDHPMAPEDPYGTSKVAGEEVAKMVARRDGVSVASIRPSWIQYPGEYNCRDVAESELSGGAGNCWSYVDVRDVAGIVAAALDAEFDGHEAFHAAAAENYVGRPTADLVEEFWGDLPARCALDGEQSALSTAKADGLLDWSPEYGWREAAAEEIDGPNLLAE; the protein is encoded by the coding sequence ATGACCGAGACAGTCGTCGTCACCGGTGGCCTGGGTCGCTCCGGGCGCTGGCTCTGTGACCGCCTCGCCGAGCAGTACCGCGTCGTCTGCGTCGACCTCGACCACCCCGGCTGGGAGGTCCCCGAACGCGAGCGCATCGACTTCCGGGCCGTCGACGTGACCGACGGCGGCGAGGTGCGTGACCTCGTCAGCGAGTGCGACCCCGCGGGCGTCGTCCACTGGGCCGCGCTCCCGTCGCCCGAGCGCCACGCCGGGAGCCGGGTGTTCGAGACCAATATCGAGGCGACGTACACCGTCCTCGACGCCGCCGGCCGCGCCGGCGCCGATGTCGTCTGGGCGTCCTCCGAGAGCGCGTACGGTATGGCCTTCGCCGAGGAGACGCCGCCGCCGGCGTATCTCCCGATGGACGAGGACCATCCGATGGCCCCCGAGGACCCCTACGGCACCTCGAAGGTGGCCGGCGAGGAAGTCGCGAAGATGGTCGCCCGCCGGGACGGCGTCAGCGTCGCCTCGATTCGCCCGTCGTGGATTCAGTACCCCGGCGAGTACAACTGCCGGGACGTGGCCGAGAGCGAGCTGTCGGGCGGCGCGGGCAACTGCTGGTCGTACGTCGACGTGCGGGACGTGGCGGGTATCGTCGCCGCGGCGCTGGACGCCGAGTTCGACGGCCACGAGGCGTTCCACGCCGCCGCGGCCGAGAACTACGTCGGGCGTCCGACCGCCGACCTGGTCGAGGAGTTCTGGGGCGACCTGCCCGCCCGCTGTGCGCTCGACGGCGAGCAGTCGGCGCTCTCGACGGCGAAAGCCGACGGACTGCTGGACTGGTCGCCCGAGTACGGGTGGCGGGAGGCGGCCGCGGAGGAGATCGACGGGCCGAATTTGCTCGCGGAGTGA
- a CDS encoding PQQ-binding-like beta-propeller repeat protein, translating into MYWVQWVTYCVPSAADLDSGSQSWTSDANAERTEPSTTGTDDAVFVYPQWLADAFCALDAETGDVRWTQEGVGSTTFPPVVLDLVVAITDGLGAEAREPTTGEQLGRAIPSSTGTDRTVVTYDTRAVAYRL; encoded by the coding sequence GTGTACTGGGTTCAGTGGGTTACGTATTGCGTTCCGTCGGCTGCCGACCTCGACAGCGGTTCACAGAGCTGGACGAGCGATGCGAACGCCGAGCGAACTGAGCCCTCGACCACTGGGACCGACGACGCAGTGTTCGTCTACCCGCAATGGCTGGCAGACGCGTTCTGCGCGCTCGATGCCGAAACTGGGGACGTGCGATGGACGCAGGAGGGCGTCGGTTCGACCACCTTCCCACCGGTCGTGCTGGATTTGGTAGTCGCCATCACCGATGGCCTCGGCGCGGAGGCGCGCGAACCCACCACCGGGGAGCAACTCGGTCGAGCGATTCCTTCGAGCACCGGGACGGACCGGACCGTCGTCACGTACGATACGAGGGCGGTCGCCTACAGACTCTGA
- a CDS encoding 60S ribosomal export protein NMD3: MSRSGAFCPKCGDEFEPPEDRPELPGTQRDSERVLCDACYFEEFDLVDAPETIEVRVCAQCGAVHKGNRWVDVGAEDYTDIAVEQVSEALGVHVDAEAVEWQVAPEQLDQNNIRMHTEFSGVVRGIPITEQVSVPVRIARETCKRCGKIAGGSFASVVQVRADERDPTDDEVDRAKTIAEEYVAEREATGDRNAFITETNEVDDGLNMKISTNQMGHGIAKRITAQLGGGYSDSKRLITEDEDGQKLYRMTYAVRLPRYRQGELIDPEDGDGPVLVRSVQGNLKGVRLATGEKYEAQFEEGEAPDADRLGFRDDGEPTTLVAVEDENAVQVLDPETFESKTVPRPDYLDTDADEVPVVKSRAGLHVLPAADDATDGE, from the coding sequence ATGAGCCGGTCTGGAGCCTTCTGTCCGAAGTGTGGCGACGAGTTCGAGCCACCCGAGGACCGCCCCGAGCTCCCGGGCACACAGCGGGACTCCGAGCGGGTCCTCTGTGACGCCTGTTACTTCGAGGAGTTCGACCTCGTGGACGCCCCCGAGACCATCGAGGTCCGAGTGTGTGCACAGTGTGGGGCGGTCCACAAGGGGAACCGCTGGGTCGACGTGGGCGCCGAAGATTACACCGACATCGCCGTCGAACAGGTCAGCGAGGCGCTGGGCGTCCACGTCGACGCCGAGGCCGTCGAGTGGCAGGTCGCGCCCGAGCAGCTCGACCAGAACAACATCCGGATGCACACGGAGTTCTCGGGCGTCGTCCGGGGCATCCCAATCACCGAGCAGGTCAGCGTCCCCGTGCGCATCGCTCGCGAGACCTGCAAGCGTTGCGGGAAGATCGCCGGAGGGTCGTTCGCCAGCGTCGTGCAGGTCAGAGCCGACGAGCGGGACCCGACCGACGACGAGGTCGACCGGGCGAAGACCATCGCCGAGGAGTACGTCGCCGAGCGCGAGGCCACCGGCGACCGCAACGCCTTCATCACCGAGACCAACGAGGTCGACGACGGGCTGAACATGAAGATATCGACCAACCAGATGGGCCACGGCATCGCCAAGCGCATCACGGCCCAGCTGGGCGGGGGCTACTCCGACTCGAAGCGCCTCATCACCGAGGACGAGGACGGCCAGAAGCTCTACCGGATGACCTACGCGGTCCGCTTGCCGCGGTACCGACAGGGCGAGCTCATCGACCCCGAGGACGGCGACGGCCCCGTCCTCGTCCGCTCGGTCCAGGGGAACCTCAAGGGCGTGCGGCTGGCGACCGGTGAGAAGTACGAGGCCCAGTTCGAGGAGGGCGAGGCCCCCGACGCCGACCGGCTCGGCTTCCGCGACGACGGCGAGCCGACGACGCTCGTCGCCGTCGAGGACGAAAACGCCGTGCAGGTGCTCGACCCGGAGACGTTCGAGAGCAAGACCGTGCCGCGGCCGGACTATCTCGACACCGACGCCGACGAGGTGCCGGTGGTCAAGAGCCGCGCCGGCCTGCACGTGCTGCCGGCGGCCGACGACGCTACCGACGGGGAGTGA
- a CDS encoding asparagine synthase-related protein, giving the protein MSGISAVLCGDGTSAAPAVRQLTAAQSHRGPQGSGYWCGDAVALGHQHNCTLPEARGRSFPRQVDGVVVTAALRLDNRAELCAAFGVASEVPDTDLVAHAYRRWGVDYPRHLVGAFAAVVWDPERRRLVCARDHMGVKPVYYAETADGGVALASEPGPLLGLDGVRSAPDEHRIGDFLVGRFADSSRTFYEDVSRLPPAHRLVVTDDGLDRTRYWSLSEVDPLPEAHRSAYDERFRDLFERAVADRRRSVGPVGSLLSGGLDSSSIAGVAATQRAAAGAPPLRTFSAVFDTVEACDEGRYIDAVLGSGAFDPHYVDGDGIGPLVGLDRHLDHRGQPYYPSLCMLIWRLFEVAGQCDTGVVLNGYGGDQTMGSDVRGYLRGLLGRGQLPTFAREFRGYLDNYPWLDARDALWDDIARPLVPDRLRRLYHRRFDEADYLDMAFAPLDGGFARRSGLVDRIAADQRRGQPRTQRAIRRRALTTDEPAFNLELNDIAGAAHGVEPRFPYFDKRLVEFAVALPPGHTVSDGLDRTIVRRALADVLPAAVRDRTDKAEFSPNVVYGLQRYDTDLVERTLADGEPAVGRYLDGDALANAVGRLRNGLTASDARTLAMATTLERWLQRIPS; this is encoded by the coding sequence GTGAGTGGAATCAGCGCGGTGCTGTGTGGGGACGGCACCTCGGCGGCGCCAGCGGTTCGGCAGCTGACGGCGGCCCAGTCCCATCGGGGGCCACAGGGGTCGGGGTACTGGTGTGGCGACGCCGTCGCACTCGGCCACCAGCACAACTGCACGCTCCCCGAAGCCCGCGGCCGGTCGTTCCCGAGACAGGTCGACGGCGTCGTCGTCACCGCGGCCCTGCGGCTGGACAACCGGGCCGAGCTGTGCGCGGCGTTCGGCGTCGCGAGCGAGGTGCCCGACACCGACCTCGTCGCCCACGCCTACCGCCGCTGGGGGGTCGACTACCCCCGTCACCTCGTCGGCGCGTTCGCAGCCGTCGTCTGGGACCCCGAGCGTCGACGGCTCGTCTGTGCCCGGGACCACATGGGTGTCAAGCCGGTGTACTACGCCGAGACGGCCGACGGCGGCGTCGCGCTCGCCTCGGAGCCGGGGCCACTGCTGGGACTCGACGGCGTGCGGTCGGCCCCGGACGAACACCGAATCGGCGACTTCCTGGTGGGCCGGTTCGCCGACTCCTCGCGGACGTTCTACGAGGACGTCTCGCGGCTCCCGCCGGCCCACCGGCTGGTCGTGACCGACGACGGGCTCGACCGCACGCGGTACTGGTCGCTCTCCGAGGTCGACCCGCTGCCCGAGGCCCACCGCTCCGCCTACGACGAGCGGTTCCGGGACCTGTTCGAGCGGGCGGTCGCCGACCGCCGCCGCAGCGTCGGGCCGGTGGGGTCGCTGCTCTCCGGCGGGCTGGACTCCTCCTCGATAGCCGGTGTCGCCGCCACACAGCGAGCCGCGGCCGGAGCGCCGCCGCTGCGGACGTTCTCGGCCGTCTTCGACACCGTCGAGGCCTGCGACGAGGGGCGCTACATCGACGCTGTCCTCGGCAGCGGCGCCTTCGACCCCCACTACGTCGACGGCGACGGAATCGGCCCGCTGGTCGGGCTCGACAGGCATCTCGACCACCGCGGCCAGCCCTACTACCCCTCGCTGTGTATGCTCATCTGGCGGCTGTTCGAGGTCGCCGGGCAGTGTGACACCGGCGTCGTGCTCAACGGCTACGGGGGCGACCAGACGATGGGGTCCGACGTTCGGGGCTACCTCCGCGGGCTCCTCGGCCGCGGACAGCTCCCGACGTTCGCCCGCGAGTTCCGGGGGTATCTGGACAACTACCCGTGGCTCGACGCCCGGGACGCGCTGTGGGACGACATCGCTCGACCGCTGGTGCCCGACCGGCTCCGGCGGCTCTACCACCGGCGCTTCGACGAGGCGGACTACCTCGACATGGCGTTTGCGCCGCTCGACGGCGGGTTCGCCCGTCGGTCCGGGCTCGTCGACCGCATCGCTGCCGACCAGCGCCGCGGCCAACCGCGGACACAGCGGGCGATTCGCCGGCGGGCGCTGACGACGGACGAGCCGGCGTTCAACCTCGAACTCAACGATATCGCGGGGGCGGCACACGGCGTCGAACCGCGGTTCCCGTACTTCGACAAGCGGCTCGTCGAGTTCGCCGTGGCGCTCCCGCCCGGACACACCGTCAGCGACGGCCTCGACCGGACCATCGTCAGGCGGGCGCTGGCAGACGTCCTGCCCGCGGCTGTCCGCGACCGGACCGACAAGGCCGAGTTCTCGCCTAACGTCGTCTACGGCCTCCAGCGATACGACACCGACCTCGTCGAGCGGACGCTGGCCGACGGCGAGCCGGCAGTCGGTCGCTATCTCGACGGCGACGCGCTCGCGAACGCCGTCGGGCGGCTCCGGAACGGCCTGACCGCGAGCGACGCCAGAACCCTGGCCATGGCGACGACGCTCGAACGGTGGCTACAGCGAATCCCCTCGTAA
- a CDS encoding class I SAM-dependent methyltransferase produces MESQDCTDLAVVVAKPRTESVIDALDTEGVYDADRSVQPWDAESVAVPVTAPPETVEVREVVRQVGERRLRNLADHLRQRGWSEAEIDAAPSSWAAIGSVVLVELGETPRPAAVGEALLALHGEADTVLARNGIDGVHREPDVTVIAGEGDTETVHTEHGTEYALDLAEVMFSPGNKAERARMGERVQAGERVLDMFAGIGYFTLPMARAGAEVTAVEHNPTAFRYLVENTMRNGVDGLVHPYRADCRDVVEAGIDGGPVDRVVMGHYEASEPDGDGGYAYLDHALDALAPGGVVHVHETTPEALVFERPVERLTAAAVAAGRSVEVLDTRRVKSHSEGVAHVVVDARIE; encoded by the coding sequence GTGGAATCACAGGACTGCACCGACCTCGCCGTCGTGGTCGCCAAGCCACGGACCGAATCGGTCATCGACGCGCTCGACACGGAGGGGGTCTACGACGCCGACCGGAGCGTCCAGCCGTGGGACGCGGAGAGCGTCGCCGTCCCCGTGACCGCGCCGCCCGAGACCGTCGAGGTCCGCGAGGTCGTCCGGCAGGTCGGCGAGCGGCGGCTGCGGAACCTGGCGGACCACCTCCGCCAGCGCGGGTGGAGCGAGGCCGAAATCGACGCGGCCCCGTCCTCGTGGGCGGCCATCGGCAGCGTCGTCCTCGTCGAACTGGGCGAGACGCCCCGGCCGGCGGCGGTCGGCGAGGCGCTGCTCGCCCTGCACGGCGAGGCCGACACGGTGCTCGCTCGCAACGGCATCGACGGCGTCCACCGCGAGCCCGACGTGACCGTCATCGCCGGCGAGGGCGACACCGAGACGGTCCACACGGAACACGGGACCGAGTACGCGCTGGACCTCGCCGAGGTGATGTTCTCACCGGGGAACAAGGCCGAGCGGGCCCGGATGGGCGAGCGGGTGCAGGCCGGCGAGCGGGTGCTCGACATGTTCGCCGGCATCGGCTACTTCACGCTCCCGATGGCCCGGGCCGGCGCGGAGGTCACCGCCGTCGAGCACAACCCGACGGCCTTCCGCTATCTCGTCGAGAACACGATGCGCAACGGCGTCGACGGGCTGGTCCACCCCTACCGAGCGGACTGTCGTGACGTCGTCGAGGCGGGCATCGACGGCGGCCCGGTCGACCGCGTGGTGATGGGCCACTACGAGGCGAGCGAGCCGGACGGCGACGGCGGCTACGCGTATCTCGACCACGCCCTCGACGCGCTCGCACCCGGCGGGGTCGTCCACGTCCACGAGACGACCCCGGAGGCGCTGGTGTTCGAGCGCCCCGTCGAGCGCCTGACGGCCGCGGCGGTCGCTGCGGGCCGCTCGGTCGAGGTGCTGGACACCAGACGCGTCAAGAGCCACAGCGAGGGCGTCGCCCACGTCGTCGTGGACGCGAGAATCGAGTAG